In Tachysurus vachellii isolate PV-2020 chromosome 7, HZAU_Pvac_v1, whole genome shotgun sequence, the DNA window TGTTTCCTCATATAAAAGATATGGtaagttgaataaaaaaaaaaaaaaaaaaaaaagaacaagaaatgttcaaataaaatgtgaaaatccaCAATTTTGTTGAGTGGTACTGAGTTATAACTTCGCAAGACTAGTGTTGAACTCTATAGATACTGTCACTTTTTTCAAcgtaaataaacactaaacagtcAGTAGGTCAGTAGTCAGCTGATTTGAGCTCTTAAAGGGGCGGAGCACAATAGAGTGCAGGATGGGACTGGAGTCTCTTAAAGGGATACTCGGATGTCCTATTGGTCTGCTCGCGGGGAAAGGCTCCTATTGGTTTGGACTGCAGGAAATGGATTTGTGCATCGCCATGGatgtggaggtggtgtaatgagGATGTGATAATGCTGAACAACACactgtaaactgtgtgtgtgtgtgtgtgtgtgtgtgtgttaaaatggcTCTTATATGAACTCTATGGAGAGCTGCCATGTCTACAGGCCTGTAGATTACTTCACGATGTAGCGTGAAGGTTATCCGATCTACATAACACGATTACTTCCTGTTACCATGTCAACGCTATCATTGCCTCTGTAGTACagtgttaaacatttgtttaaaactcTTTGTTGCTTTTGCATGTATTGGTCATACTtttgtttaactgtttaatgtttatccatcattatttttcttattcaaACACGCTGAGGCTAAATGATGGGTCATATAATAATGTGGCTATGAAATTAACGTATCGAGgccaaaattttaatttaaattcaaagTTACATTTCTCATGGACGtgaataaattattcattaaagCGTATATACGCTATGTACTAGTATATCACAATATAATTAATAGTTATTAAGCACATAACGAACAACAATGACTATTTTAAAATGAGCGAAACAGAGAAATCGATAAATTAAGGCTACCGAGTAACTATTTATTGCCATATTGACCTGATTTTGTGATATCTCCTGGACTCAAGGCCTAAATAAAATTAGTTACGTAACTCTCAATGCAAAAATCTTAAAACGGTTTACtcggacaaaacaaaaaacaaactccAAATATTAGGAAAACTCCACAAAAGGCAATGGTATCGCTGACAggaactaactaaataaatgtgttgtttgTTGTAGCAGATAAACGTCATGCTATAGCACAAGAAGTTTATCGACACTTACAGCCAATTTCACCAGTTTTTACTCTTCACTTATTAGTGAATTAaaggtggtttttttttttccttcaggcCAGAAACAAATACTTGTGGACACCGTGGAAAATGCAGCAGGGTTTTCCAGTCTCAGTCCTCGGAAATACCTTAACAGTGGCAATATTTTCCTAATAACTGCCAGGTTCAGCTAATTTTCTAATATTTCCACCCTCCATGTAATCTGCAGGGAAAACACTGAAGTGTTCAGTGCAGAGGGACTCCAAGCCTGAGATTGGGAAACCATGCATTTTATGGTATGTGCCATCACAGCGGTGTGTCGTAGTAATCAGTAGGCTGCTCACTCTTGCTGGGCTTCTGTTGCTCCTGCTGATGCTGCTTCATTATCTCCTTCACTTCCTCCTCCAGCTCGGGTGGAATAATGAGCTGGTCGTCAGGGTCAGGCATCGCGGGGGCTGTGAAATAACCACCAGACTTTTTAGACGGCGCGTCAGCTGCTATTTCAATCAGGTTGTGGCTCGTCTCGTGTGGAGCCACTGAGCCGTTGCCTCTCCTGCGTGACAGGGTTTTGGTCCATGCATCGGATGCTGTGCTGTTTCCTGGCTTCTCACTTtgctttccttctttctcagtCTCGCTAGAGATCAGTGGCGTTTCTGGTTCTGGAGGTATTATGTCATCGGGTATTTCAGGGGTGCAGGGAGGAGGGGGAGGTGGAGGTGCAAGAAGGCGCAAGCAGTGGACGTCGGCCTCCACTTCAAGTCGGCTGCCGTTGGAAAAGACTCCTGCGATGGGCTCTTCATCCTCGCTATCCAGACCGTTATCGGAGAGTGCGCTGGAAAAAGTAGCACTGGATAACTGCCGCTGAAAGGAGCCAGAACTGGCGGTCATGATTGCAGATGAAGAAGGTGTTGGGTGGAGAGAGCAGCAGGAGAGCAGGCGTGGGTTTGGGATAGGAGGTTGATGGAGGTGAAGGTGTGCCTCCTGGAGCAGAATCGGAGGCTCATCTGAGGAAGCGGTGGACCCGACTTCAGAGCTCATCTCCGAGGCACTGACCTCTGAGCTGATCTCGCTGCAGGAAGAAGGTGGTATGCCAGATGAGGGCGGATAGAGGCCCGCACCAGGACCGGGACTAGGTGGTGGCTGTGGGGTTGTGTGGAGGGCACTGGAGGAcgagcaacagcagcagcaacagcagtcCTCAGTCACGTTTAGCTGCACCACTACAGCACTCAGGCTCTCAGTACAACCATACGCCTGAGCAAGAGTGCACAGTTTCTTGGCAGCGGCGAGTGGATCCGGAACCTTGCGCACAGCCTCTACTGCCTCAGCGGGCTCTAATGCCTCAAACAGGCCACGGCTGCCCAAGATGAAGAACTCGTCATGTGTTGTTAGAGGGAGTGTGTGAACATATGGTCTCGGCAGAACAGCTGGATACAGGAAGGAGTAGCCCATGATCCGTGTGGAGTCAGTCACGCCATTCACTTTGTTATCCTGAtatggaaaaggaagaacacTGAGTGACAAATCACAGGTATCATTTCTCGAGATGTGAAATATATCTGAAAGTGTGATTCaccaaaaaaaaggttaaatgaGTTTATTTGTTATAGGCAACATAAAATATGATGTAATACATTGAAAGTTATGGAGAAGCCTTAAAAGTGTAGCATCAGGAATTGTAAAATATGCAATGTTTACAAAGTCTAGTAAATGTTTAGCTGTCCTTTACCTCAGTTATGTTTACAGGTAAAGTCTTAGCTGTCCTTTACCTCAGTGATGTTTACAGGTAAAGTCTTAGCTGTCCTTTACCTCAGTTATGTTTACAGTTAGTGTTAGCTGTCCTTTACCTCAGTGATGTTTACAGTTAAAGTACGAGCTGTCCTTAACCTCAGTGATGTTTACAGTTAAAGTACTAGCTGTCCTTTACCTCAGTGATTTTTACAGTTAGTGGTAGCTGTCCTTTACCTCAGTGATGTTTACAGTTAAAGTACTAGCTGTCCTTTACCTCAGTGTTGTATATAGTTATAGTCTTAGCTGTCCTTTACCTCTGTGTTGTATATAGTTATAGTCTTAGCTGTCCTTTACCTCAGTGATTTTTACAGTTAGTGTTAGCTGTTCTTTACCTTAGTGATGTTTACAGTTAGTCTTAGCTGTATTTTACCTCAGTGATGTTTAGTGTTAGCTGTCCTTTACCTCAGTGATGTTTACAGTTAGTCTTAGCTGTCCTTTACCTCAGTGATGTTTAGTGTTAGCTGTCCTTTACCTCAGTGATGTTTACAGTTAGTCTTAGCTGTCCTTTACCTCAGTGATGTTTAGTGTTAGCTGTCCTTTACCTCAGTGATGTTTACAGTTAGTCTTAGCTGTCCTTTACCTCAGTGATGTTTAGTGTTAGCTGTCCTTTACCTCAGTGATGTTTACAGTTAAAGTATTAGCTGTATTTTACCTCAGTGATGTTTAGTGTTAGCTGTCCTTTACCTCAGTGATGTTTACAGATAAAGTCTTAGCTGTCCTTTACCTCAGTAAGGTTTACAGAAAGTATTAGCTGTATTTTACCTCAGTGATGTTTAGTGTTAGCTGTCCTTTACCTCAGTGATGTTTACAGATAAAGTCTTAGCTGTCCTTTACCTCAGTAAGGTTTACAGAAAGTCTTAGCTGTCCTTTACCTCAGTGATGTTTAGTGTTAGCTGTCCTTTACCTCAGTAAGGTTTACAGAAAGTCTTAGCTGTCCTTTACCTCAGTGATGTTTAGTGTTAGCTGTCCTTTACCTCAGTAAGGTTTACAGAAAGTCTTAGCTGTCCTTTACCTCAGTGATGTTTAGTGTTAGCTGTCCTTTACCTCAGTAAGGTTTACAGAAAGTCTTAGCTGTCCTTTACCTCAGTGATGTTTAGTGTTAGCTGTCCTTTACCTCAGTGATGTTTACAGATAAAGTCTTAGCTGTCCTTTACCTCAGTGATGATGGCTTTGTGTTGCCGTATGCGGTTGTACTCTTCTTCCAACCCAATGTTGTGCAGCAGTGAAAGCGGTAAGGCTTTACCATCGCGACACAACACTGCCTGACACTTCCCCACGTTGGCAGCAGTGAGGGTGAAGCAGCCTGCTGGGTCGGTTGGGTCGTGCCGGATGTGACAGAAAACGGCTGAACCACCTAACTTCTGCCCAGCTGTGCCCAGCTTCCTGTGTGgagatttttgtaaaaaaaagattgttgatTCATAGCATAAATAAATGGTACCAAAAAATTTAGACtgactgaaactggagactgcTGTTACACATCATCGGCACTAGAGTTTGGGTGTTCAGAAaaaagtattctttttttttaattataaatgtccACATATGTTGAGTTAGTTTAAGGACACGTATATCTTAATCTATAACTGTGTGCTGTCTGCTGTTGTCTGAATAAAGTACTCACtgctctctgagtgtgtgtgtgtgtgttcacctctGCATGACGAGGAAGGTGTTGGTCATGTAATCCTCCTCGCTCTTGGTTCTGTGAAGCTCCTCGGCCAGAATGTCGTTCATGGTGCACTGCAGGAGATACGGCACCTCCACGTTCCTGTCTCCATCAAACACCCCATATAGAGCTTCTCTATTGCCGCAGAAACTGCTCACTGACAGAGCtgccacacacagtctgaacacacacgcacacacacaaatataatataaatattaaattaagtaGTCAATATTAGAAGCACAGTGTCTGAGGGAGAAAGTAAAGACATATGATTTATAGAGAACAGCGGTGTTTGTAGTATTGGTAATAATTCATGCTGACACTCTAAGATACAGTCTTACACAGTGAACATCCAGCTGTACAGATgttctgtgatgtgtgttgaGTACAAGCGTTAGTGTGTGTGCTACATACTTGTTCTTCACTCCAGATGCCTCGGTGTAGCCGTGACTCCAGACAGCCGGCCCACCTGCAGCCTCATTGGCTGAGAAGGAAGTTGGGGGCGGGTCGATACGGAAACAGCGGATGTTGCTACAGGAAGAAAATTAACCAGGATTTAagctgttataataataataataataataataataataataataataataataattcagatctgactaatgcacacacacacacacacacacacacacacttacttgagCTGCTCCAGGGTTTTGTGGTTCAGGCTGAGACGTGGGTTCCCAGTCAGGTCTAACTCCTGTAGTTTAGGGGGCAGGTTCTCAGGCAGTGTGATCTCCACCAACTCATTACAGCTCAGATCTACACACTGAGATCATACAAAAAGAAGTtaaaattacacaaacacacactcgtatCTTATTATCATTTAAAGGACCTTCCACTGGTAAGCAATCGTTTCTGTTCCTTTACTAGCTggaacacacatacaacaatcATGCTTACTTTTGGTAtgccgtgtgtgcgtgtgtgtgtgtgtgtgtgtgtgtgtgtgttaaccttcATGTCCATGAGCTGCATGACTTCAGGGAAAACCTCGATAGTGTTGGAGTGGgcaatgagtgtgtgcatgcgccTGCAGTTCAGGATGGTGGTGGGTATGGCCTTCAGCCTGTTTCCGCTCAGgtccacttcctccagctcctccagcTTGGCCATTTTACtgcaccccacacacacacacacacacacacacacaaccagccACGTTAGAGGAGGTTTGTGCATCAGGGATGATATTTATGCCCTAAATGTGCTCACTACATAGAGAAGAATGTGCAGgacactcaggtgtgtgtgtttgtgtgtgtatgtgataccTGGCAGGGAATGTTTGCAGGTGATTGTAGGCCATGTGCAGgactctcaggtgtgtgtgtccagtgagCAGAGGCACGCACTTGTCAGTCAGGTAGTTGTTGGTCAGGTAGAGCTCCTGCAGGATGCTGTTGCTCTCGTCTGATAGGCTGGAGGGTGGCAGACTCTCGAGCTTATTGGCTGAGGCGTTGAGGCACCTTAAACTGAAGAACATGCAACAATTACATTCAAATTCAACACAAACAATTCTGCATTTCTAATATTTGACATTTCTATAAGACCTACATTATATTTACTGTGTTCAGTTTCTTGTTTGAAATGTTTGACCTGTCTGTTTAGAGGAAGTGGTTACaggtgtgtaaatatttaacaagtgtgtgtgtgtgtgtgtgtgtgtgtgtgtgtgtgtgtgtgttacctgttgGATTTAAGGAAGAGGTTACATGGCAGCTCGACTAGCTGGTTGTGCTGGACGTCTAAAACCTCCACCAAGGGCTTCTCCACTCGCTCAGGCAGCCGCTGCAGACGGTTATGACCTGCCAGGACCTTCCTCAGACTATTACTGCAGAATAAcctgagagagggaaagagagagagagggagagtgagagggtgagagagagaaaaagagagagagagggtgagagggagagagagagagagagagaaagagagagtgagagagattgagggcgagagagagagagagagagggagagtgagagagtgtgtgagagagagagagagagagagagagagagagagagagagagagagagagagagagagagagagagagaatgagagagagggagagtgagagggtgagagagagaaaaagagagggcaagagggagagaaagagagagagaggttgagagagagagagagagagagggagagagagagagagagggcgagagggagagggtgagagagaaaaaagagagagagagagagagagagagagagagggagggtgagagggagagagagaaagagagagaaagagagggagggcgagagagagagagagggagggtgagagggagagagagaaagagagagagagagagagagagagagagagagagagagagagagagagagagagagagagggcgagagagagagggcgagagagagagggcgagagagagagtgagagagagagggagggcgagagagaaagagagagagagagagagagagagagagagagagagagagagagagagagagagagagagagagagagagagagagagagagagagagagagagagagagagagagagagagagagagagaagatccATGTAACCTTTTGGAAACTAATTTCCCACTGGAATGATGTAGAACGTTTGAGAGATGGAGGGCAAAAAGGACAAATCAGAGTCAAAAGCAACACCAGAGTGCAGCATTcttcctcactgtgtgtgtgtgtgtgtgtgtgtgtgtgtgtgtgtgtgagggagagataaAGAGCTGATGATGAAGGATAATCATcagaataatagtaataactGTAAACATaagcacaaatacaaatatttttgtcGCAGCAGTTGAGTTGAGCTGCTTTATCTGAGGCTTTCAAACGCTGTTCGAATGACGGCCCTGAAATTAAAGCAGCGTTACAGAAATCTGATCAGTTTTAAGAGCAGGTGTGGAGTGAAGTTGTAGAACACTTTCATTTCAATTATCCTTCATTTCAAATAATCCCTTTCAGTCATACCTGGAGATGATAAAAGGTGTTTGTACATGCTCTAACTCTTATGTCCTAGAAGACAATATGTCCTTATGTCCTTTTAAGTGCACTGCTCGAGTGTTAGCTGTTTAAAGGCTCGATCTAACAGGACACACAAATCACCTGTTCCAATATTTCTCCAAATGGTGGTGTTTAAACAAAAGCTGCCATATTTTGAAGATAAAGATGCTGAACAAGAGTAGCTCAGGAAATGAACGATGAAATTCTGATCCGAGATTCGTCTTTTGATCTCGAGCTGTTCTGAAACTTTTGAAAGGGACTGTAGATTACAGATAGACATGCAGAGagataaatacacagagagagagagagagagagagagagagagagagagagagagaaaggaaggaagactAGATCAGAAGTCTGAGTGTCAGTGAGACATAGTGAGATGTAGAGACGAGTATGAGAGAGCGCagtaaacgagagagagagactctgagaAAGCAATAGAaggaaagggagaaagaaaaagaaagggggaCAAGATCAGATCATTTTTGAGGTACACTGAGTGGgtaagtaagagagagagagagagagagagagagagagagaggaaggaaggaaggaaggaaggaaggaagactaGATCAGAAATCAGGAGCCTTTGAGTggaagtgagacagagtgagatgtgaagagagagaaaaaagagagagagagagagagagagagagagagagagagagagagagaggaaggaaggaatgaagacTAGATCAGAAATCAGGAGCCTTTGAGTGGAAGTGAAACAGAGTGAgatgtgaagagagagagaaaagagagagagagagaaaggaaggaagactAGATCAGAAGTCTGAGTGTCAGTGAGACATAGTGAGATGTAGAGACGAGTATGAGAGAGCGCAGTAAAcgagagagagactctgagaAAGCAATAGAaggaaagggagaaagaaaaagaaagggggaCAAGATCAGATCATTTTTGAGGTACACTGAGTGGgtaagtaagagagagagagagagagagagagagagaggaaggaaggaaggaagactaGATCAGAAATCAGGAGCCTTTGAGTggaagtgagacagagtgagatgtgaagagagagagaaaaaagagagagagagagaggaagagagagagagagagagagagagagagagaggaaggaaggaatgaagacTAGATCAGAAATCAGGAGCCTTTGAGTGGAAGTGAAACAGAGTGAgatgtgaagagagagagaaaagagagagagagagagagagagagagaaaggaaggaagactAGATCAGAAGTCTGAGTGTCAGTGAGACATAGTGAGATGTAGAGACGAGTATGAGAGAGCACagtaaacgagagagagagactctgagaAAGCAATAGAaggaaagggagaaagaaaaagaaagggggaCAAGATCAGATCATTTTTGAGGTACACTGAGTGGgtaagtaagagagagagagagagagagagagagagagagagagagagagaggaaggaaggaaggaaggaaggaagactaGATCAGAAATCAGGAGCCTTTGAGTGGacgtgagacagagtgagatgtgaagagagagagagagagagagagagaggaaggaaggaagactaGATCAGAAGTCTGAGTGTCAGTGAGACATAGTGAGATGTAGAGACGAGAATGAGAGAGCACagtaaacgagagagagagactctgagaAAGCAATAGAaggaaagggagaaagaaaaagaaagggggaCAAGATCAGATCATTTTTGAGGTACACTGAGTGGgtaagtaagagagagagagagagagagagagagagagagagagagagagagagagagagagagagagagagagagagaggaaggaaggaaggaaggaagactaGATCAGAAATAAGAAGCCTTTGAGTggaagtgagacagagtgagatgtgaagagagagagaaaaaagagagagagagagagagagagagagagagagagagagagagagagagagagagagagagagagagagagagagagaggaaggaaggaagactaGATCAGAAGTCTGAGTGTCAGTGAGACATAGTGAGATGTAGAGACGAGTATGAGAGAGCACAGTAAAcgagagagagactctgagaAAGCAATAGAAGgaaatggagaaagaaaaagaaagggggaCCAGATCAGATCATTTTTGAGGTACACTGAGTGGgtaagtaagagagagagagagagagagagagagagagagagagagagagagaaaaggatggtgggagagagagagagagaggagacagggTGGAAGGCAGATTCATATTCTATTTGTCCTTTAAGCTTTCCATCtccacatgagagagagagagagagaaaaaagagagagagagagagagagagagagagagagagagagagagaggaaggaaggaagactaGATCAGAAGTCTGAGTGTCAGTGAGACATAGTGAGATGTAGAGACGAGTATGAGAGAGCACAGTAAAcgagagagagactctgagaAAGCAATAGAaggaaagggagaaagaaaaagaaagggggacaagatcagattttttttgagGTACACTGAGTGGgtaagtaagagagagagagagagagagagagagagagagagagagagagagagagagagagacgaatgACAGGATGATGAGAGGGTGTCTGAGATGGAGCAGATGAACACGGCAGAGCAGCACATGTGGAGATGGAAAGCTTAAAGGACAAATAGAATATGAATCTGCCTTCCAccctgtctcctctctctctctctctcccaccatccttctctctctctttctctctctccctctcacatacacacaggctgtAATAGAGGGcaggtgttggagtgtgtgaggaggtcAGTGTCCTTGGTGAAACCTACAGCAGATATCCATCATTTGGACACCAGAGCATAAAACAGacaatctctgtgtgtgtgtgtgtatgtgtgtgtgagtgtgtgcacgtgtgtgtgtgcacgtgtgtgtggttgtgtgcgcgtgcatgtgtggttgtgcgtgtgtggttgtgtgtgtatgtgcatgtgtgtttatgtgcctgtgtatgtgcatgtgtggttgtgcatgtgtgtgggtgtgcgtatgtggttgtgcatgtgtgtgggtgtgcgtatgtggttgtgcatgtgtgtgggtgtgcgtatGTGGTTGTGCGCATGTCTGtgcgcacacgtgtgtgtgcctgtgtgtgtgtgtgcttgtgtgtgtgtgcgcctgtatgtgtgtgtgcctgtgtgtgtgtgtgtgtgtggtcacacTCACCACTGAGGCAGCTCTCTGATGTAGTTATGACTGACATCCATCACCTCCAGCTTCTTGCTGTCACTCAGCCATGCCGGTAACACCTCCAGACAATtccttcagccaatcagagcgcaCGGTTAACATATGACTCGTTCGTGATTATGTACACACGACTGTAATTACTGATGTACATCATCAATTAAATCAGCTTGAAATTCATGTCTTACAttctacaattaaaaaaaaatagtagtgCTTGGACCCCGATGATCGCTGCTtgtgttgtatttattattgcttGGGATTATGTCAAATGTTGGAAATAAGAGTTATGTAGAAGCATTATTAGTTTATTACTGCTATCGTGTGTATGGAAAGTTTTAAGCAAGCCGCTCACCTTGAGATGTCCACGTAGGTGAGATTGGACGCTATTGGACTGGCTTCCAGATCCCGTATTTCTGAATGTAAAACTTTGGGTTATCGATCGTGGACTTAACTGCTAACAGTTAACACTTAACTGTGTTTAGTTTATGTTGAAGCGTCGATGTGTTTACCGTTGTTGGAGGCGTACAGGGCCTTGAGCGTGCTTCCTCGGAGCCGCAGCCGCGTGATGCGGTTTCTCTGGCAGTGCAGCACCTCCAGACGAGGAAACAGTGAGGCGTCCAGCTCGCTCAGACGATTGTCTCGCACATCCAACTGGGTCACGTGACGCAAGAAGTCTGGCTGGTCCGGTATCACGCTGGAGATCCGGTTCAGTCTGAGAAAAAACGAAAGGAAACAAAGAACAAGGAAAGGTTAAAATGACTGAACTCATACTTTGGGTTGCTAGGAAAACAAACACGCTGTAGCTAACATAGCTTAAATCGCCGCAAGCTCGTTAACCAGATTTATACTCATTTTCTATAGATGAACAATTGTCCTGAGACAAAAGTCATGGCGCCCTGTACTGACATTTTTCAGCCCTGTGAGTTTTGCCTTTTATGGCATCATGTGGGCGTGGCTTGGTTTATCAACATGTGCTCACGTTTGTGAAGAAAACGGACGAACAATTGACCTACGACCAGATTTGAAGTTTGCTGTGACTCTCTGTGAGGTGCGTGATGGATATTTTAAATCcttaactaaaaataaaaaaaaaaaaaatctttctgctAGGACCTGAAGCAGGAGATGTGTTCATGTGAATGGATAAATCATGTGAT includes these proteins:
- the phlpp1 gene encoding PH domain leucine-rich repeat-containing protein phosphatase 1, producing the protein MESATLAEGNSWNSGLDNKLKSPSATSWGPAGGDGGDGGGRQTADVFNGNRSAQAAAGLNMSSKAAKSGRGFTGNSTSLLLKRRRLKRNLSAAAGGKVNPVPVPPSSNTLDRKTLLKRRQNAQLQAADRQWVRADLHRGSVHVHDKLAPSSPPRPVLCTLDTTASEIAFRLCQLGGKTASVVRVGTRLHTTTDVNGNCRSRQDVVGDVGSEPSDRLRLLLLPDTGLFLFPSPDPDVLDNLRTPKDDDDDNECVGGRGRRSVSDDELSSKLCEHRDSLSDDMVLGTDASALSPAFDSTTEGLDTYGSSSDELELEGPPSSTADPDLPELDHFTDTVKDRPEQMSLNSDSVSKSGDEPDLLSSPVSRSRVGSASDHDSSPALYVQLHGEAARRLAPDERPLQLQNDFLFKLGFKDPWRVQEEGMNTELGSLLRFYAGKPYNMASSERVQLSGTYNVRKGKLQLPVNRWSRRHVILCGTCLMVSSIKASHAGKMHILPLIGGKVEEVKKHSHCLAFSSAGPQSQTYYISFDSFTEHLRWHRHAAKMVSQRISSVDLSCCSLEKLPPNLLYSHDLTHLNLKHNFLPADNSLKQLQRFSRLRSLNLSNNQLGSFPLALSSISTLTELNLSCNCISNLHPSVGNMHNLQTLLLDGNMLSSLPAELGSLQRLCYLGLSFNEFSGVPSVLEKLSAVERLCMAGNRVEQLMLQTFRLLSIKYVDLRLNRISSVIPDQPDFLRHVTQLDVRDNRLSELDASLFPRLEVLHCQRNRITRLRLRGSTLKALYASNNEIRDLEASPIASNLTYVDISRNCLEVLPAWLSDSKKLEVMDVSHNYIRELPQWLFCSNSLRKVLAGHNRLQRLPERVEKPLVEVLDVQHNQLVELPCNLFLKSNSLRCLNASANKLESLPPSSLSDESNSILQELYLTNNYLTDKCVPLLTGHTHLRVLHMAYNHLQTFPASKMAKLEELEEVDLSGNRLKAIPTTILNCRRMHTLIAHSNTIEVFPEVMQLMDMKCVDLSCNELVEITLPENLPPKLQELDLTGNPRLSLNHKTLEQLNNIRCFRIDPPPTSFSANEAAGGPAVWSHGYTEASGVKNKLCVAALSVSSFCGNREALYGVFDGDRNVEVPYLLQCTMNDILAEELHRTKSEEDYMTNTFLVMQRKLGTAGQKLGGSAVFCHIRHDPTDPAGCFTLTAANVGKCQAVLCRDGKALPLSLLHNIGLEEEYNRIRQHKAIITEDNKVNGVTDSTRIMGYSFLYPAVLPRPYVHTLPLTTHDEFFILGSRGLFEALEPAEAVEAVRKVPDPLAAAKKLCTLAQAYGCTESLSAVVVQLNVTEDCCCCCCCSSSSALHTTPQPPPSPGPGAGLYPPSSGIPPSSCSEISSEVSASEMSSEVGSTASSDEPPILLQEAHLHLHQPPIPNPRLLSCCSLHPTPSSSAIMTASSGSFQRQLSSATFSSALSDNGLDSEDEEPIAGVFSNGSRLEVEADVHCLRLLAPPPPPPPCTPEIPDDIIPPEPETPLISSETEKEGKQSEKPGNSTASDAWTKTLSRRRGNGSVAPHETSHNLIEIAADAPSKKSGGYFTAPAMPDPDDQLIIPPELEEEVKEIMKQHQQEQQKPSKSEQPTDYYDTPL